A window of Sutcliffiella cohnii contains these coding sequences:
- a CDS encoding DUF2621 family protein produces the protein MLNGWFLWFILFWVVTMIGLLAIGGFFMFRKFLKRMPKEDGMSELDWQDYYIKKTKHLWPTDLKLLLEELVEPVPELFRDIARQKIAGKIGELAYNEKAKKITKDHVIKGYIIATPKRDHKFLVKKLNEQNIDITPYKQYFPQ, from the coding sequence ATGCTTAATGGTTGGTTTTTATGGTTTATTTTATTTTGGGTCGTCACTATGATTGGCCTTTTAGCAATCGGTGGCTTTTTTATGTTTCGGAAATTTTTGAAAAGAATGCCAAAAGAGGATGGAATGTCAGAACTAGATTGGCAAGATTATTATATAAAGAAAACAAAGCATTTATGGCCGACAGACTTAAAATTATTACTTGAAGAACTAGTTGAACCTGTTCCAGAACTTTTTAGAGATATTGCTAGACAAAAAATCGCTGGGAAGATTGGCGAATTAGCATACAATGAAAAGGCCAAAAAGATTACGAAGGATCATGTTATTAAAGGATACATAATTGCAACTCCTAAGAGAGATCACAAATTTTTAGTGAAAAAATTAAACGAACAAAACATCGATATTACACCGTATAAGCAATATTTTCCACAATAA